A stretch of the Gossypium hirsutum isolate 1008001.06 chromosome D07, Gossypium_hirsutum_v2.1, whole genome shotgun sequence genome encodes the following:
- the LOC107954854 gene encoding NAD-dependent malic enzyme 2, mitochondrial translates to MLVGTLFYLPIVEISFDMFLFGGLDRFRTKTTKFEDFQMKWAFKTLKRYRERFCMFNDDVQGTAGVALAGLLGTVRAQGRSLDDFPNHKIVVVGAGRCLADS, encoded by the exons ATGCTTGTTGGTACTTTGTTTTATTTACCGATTGTGGAGATTTCTTTTGACATGTTTCTCTTTGGGGGTTTGGACAGATTTAGGACTAAGACAACCAAG TTTGAGGATTTTCAAATGAAGTGGGCCTTTAAAACTCTGAAACGCTATCGGGAAAGGTTTTGCATGTTTAATGATGACGTACAG GGAACTGCTGGAGTTGCACTTGCTGGATTGTTAGGAACTGTAAGAGCACAAGGTCGATCTTTGGATGATTTTCCAAACCACAAGATTGTTGTGGTGGGAGCTGGAAGGTGTTTGGCTGACTCATAA
- the LOC107954855 gene encoding receptor-like protein kinase FERONIA, whose product MENPSKTATFSLQNLLFLLLPCLLFFFSQYLVVPVTADFNVNPYYPTENYAIDCGSSVDGESFNSRYWIGDGNGKFSPIEQQNKSSVIKAISEQVDQVPYSTARLSYSQFTYSIPLSPGPKFIRLHFYPISYAGFDDPSKKAIFSVQAGTFTLLRNFSALFHARGELTVVKDFCVNVDQGQRFNLTFTPEITDSYAFINGIEVVSMPTNLYYKPESDEGVPFLGQAQGKLYTLGNNAALEKMYRINVGGREISPGDDTEMFRSWLTDDAYLTIAKPSALPVNGSINLTFSSDTASYSAPREVYVTARTMGMSKTQNENYQLTWEFPVDSGFNYFVRLHFCEFQIEITKEGDRVFEILLANLIAETQADVITWSSGNGIPVYRDYVVSIGKKGNQKQQNLSITLHPSPSWRTLYSDTILNGLEIFKLSNGFSLSGPSFDLTSGPNIHPRKSPVTKKRTIIVGVVAPISGFITVSLLLFLIYRIHSNKFANSRGPTPPSDICPRLSLREIKTATNNFDKSFIIGRGGFGNVYKGFNNASSTPVAIKRLNPSSQQGVLEFRTEIEMLSKLRHQNLVSLIGYCEDKMEMILVYDYMVHGTLRDHLYNTNNPPLQWEQRLKMCIGAAQGLHYLHTGPNHTIIHRDVKTTNILINEKWIAKVSDFGLSKMNDLSNTHISTAVKGSIGYLDPEYYRLQKITEKSDVYSFGVVLCEVLCARAPIDRTTEDHMQISLAEWVQHCYINGILDQVIDTHLQGKIKLASQLKFGEVAINCLASEGIKRPTMSEVVYGLELALKLQGSEMNGNDENHANDSSTIDYHVLFSSGESMKVGR is encoded by the coding sequence ATGGAGAATCCAAGCAAAACAGCAACTTTTTCCCTTCAAAACCTCTTGTTTCTGCTGCTTCCCTGTCTCCTCTTCTTCTTCAGTCAATACCTTGTGGTTCCTGTTACAGCAGATTTCAATGTTAACCCTTACTACCCCACAGAAAACTACGCAATTGATTGTGGTTCTTCCGTCGATGGAGAGTCTTTTAATAGCCGTTATTGGATAGGCGATGGCAATGGAAAATTCAGCCCCATAGAGCAACAAAACAAATCATCAGTGATTAAAGCTATATCTGAACAAGTTGATCAGGTCCCCTACTCCACAGCTCGTCTTTCTTACTCACAGTTCACCTATTCTATTCCCCTCAGTCCTGGTCCGAAATTCATTCGCTTGCACTTCTATCCAATTTCATATGCAGGCTTTGACGACCCTTCTAAGAAAGCTATCTTCTCTGTTCAAGCTGGTACTTTTACCCTTCTCCGGAATTTCAGTGCTTTGTTTCATGCTCGAGGTGAACTTACAGTTGTCAAAGACTTTTGTGTAAACGTTGATCAAGGTCAAAGGTTCAACTTAACCTTCACTCCTGAAATCACTGATTCTTATGCTTTCATCAATGGCATCGAAGTTGTTTCCATGCCAACCAATCTATATTATAAACCAGAGAGTGATGAAGGGGTACCTTTTCTAGGCCAGGCCCAGGGAAAATTGTACACCCTAGGAAACAACGCTGCCCTTGAGAAGATGTATCGAATCAACGTTGGTGGGAGGGAAATCTCGCCAGGAGACGACACTGAGATGTTCCGGAGCTGGTTAACAGATGACGCCTATTTGACAATAGCCAAACCAAGTGCTCTTCCTGTTAATGGAAGTATTAATCTCACCTTCAGCAGTGATACAGCATCGTACTCTGCTCCAAGGGAGGTTTATGTGACTGCAAGGACCATGGGGATGAGCAAAACCCAGAATGAGAACTACCAGCTGACATGGGAGTTTCCTGTTGATTCTGGGTTCAATTACTTCGTAAGGTTACATTTTTGTGAGTTCCAGATAGAGATAACCAAAGAAGGCGATAGAGTGTTTGAGATCTTATTGGCTAATTTAATTGCAGAAACTCAAGCAGATGTTATAACCTGGAGTAGTGGAAATGGGATTCCAGTATATCGGGATTATGTGGTGTCAATAGGAAAGAAAGGAAATCAAAAGCAGCAAAATCTCTCTATTACTTTGCATCCTTCGCCAAGTTGGAGAACTCTTTATTCTGATACCATCTTGAATGGGCTTGAAATCTTCAAATTGAGCAACGGTTTTTCTCTCTCCGGACCTAGCTTTGATCTTACATCTGGACCTAACATCCATCCTAGGAAGTCGCCGGTTACAAAGAAGAGAACAATAATTGTTGGTGTTGTTGCTCCTATCTCAGGCTTTATTACCGTCTCtcttttactttttctaatttaCCGGATACATTCCAATAAATTTGCCAACAGCAGAGGCCCTACTCCACCTTCAGATATTTGTCCCCGCCTCTCACTAAGGGAGATCAAAACAGCTACCAACAACTTCGATAAAAGTTTCATCATCGGAAGAGGAGGATTTGGCAACGTCTACAAAGGATTTAATAATGCCAGCTCCACCCCAGTTGCGATCAAACGTTTGAATCCAAGCTCACAACAAGGGGTGCTTGAGTTTAGGACTGAAATCGAGATGCTTTCCAAACTTAGGCACCAAAATTTAGTTTCTCTGATCGGATATTGTGAAGACAAGATGGAAATGATCCTTGTGTATGACTACATGGTTCATGGGACCTTGAGAGATCACCTCTACAACACTAATAACCCCCCTTTACAATGGGAGCAAAGGCTCAAGATGTGTATTGGTGCTGCACAAGGGCTGCATTATCTCCACACGGGTCCTAATCACACCATCATTCACCGAGATGTGAAGACcacaaatattttgataaatgaGAAATGGATAGCCAAAGTATCTGATTTTGGATTGTCTAAAATGAATGACTTATCCAATACTCATATTAGCACCGCCGTCAAGGGGAGCATCGGGTACTTGGATCCTGAATACTACCGTCTTCAGAAAATAACTGAGAAATCCGATGTCTACTCTTTCGGTGTGGTGTTGTGTGAAGTACTATGTGCAAGAGCGCCAATAGATCGAACTACCGAGGATCATATGCAAATAAGTTTAGCGGAGTGGGTACAACATTGCTACATCAACGGAATTCTGGATCAGGTAATTGATACTCATCTACAGGGTAAGATCAAGCTTGCAAGTCAGTTAAAATTTGGTGAAGTGGCTATAAATTGTTTGGCTTCAGAAGGCATTAAAAGGCCAACAATGAGCGAAGTGGTGTATGGACTTGAGCTTGCATTGAAGCTGCAGGGAAGTGAAATGAATGGAAACGATGAGAATCATGCAAATGACTCATCCACCATTGATTATCATGTGTTGTTTAGTAGCGGTGAATCAATGAAAGTTGGCCGCTAG